The Bdellovibrio bacteriovorus W nucleotide sequence ATGAAGGTAATAATTGTTGCCGCAGTTTCAAAGTAATTGTGATGAGTACCTTTACCAGAAATAAAAAAGTATGTGCTCATCACATAGGCTGCAGAGGTCCCTAGAACTACCAAAGTATCCATATCAGCAGATCTTCGTTTTAAAGCGGCCCAGGCATTTTTATAAAATGGCAAAGCTATGTAGAACTGAATCACACTGGCTAAGATCCACTGAAGAAGAATCGGCACGTGAAGTGTCAGGCCGACATAGCCCGCCAGCATTGGCGCCAGAAGTGGCAACGTTAAAAGAGCAGAGAGCCACATCCTCTTTTTTTGCTTTATTAGTTTAAGCTGCGTTTTCTCTTCAAAGTCCCCTGTGTCGAGGTGCTCTTGGATTCGATAAGATTTTTCTTCACCCAGAGATTTTAAAATTTGGGACTTTTTTGTCGCATCAATTTCTATCGTCGCTTCTTTTGTTAAAAGAGAAACGTCTGCTTTTTGAATCCCCTCTTGGGAACGTAAGATGGTTTCAACTTTACTTACGCAAGAGCTGCAACTCATTCCTTCTATATCTAGTTTTACTTTTTGAGTTTCCATAAAACCAGCCTAAACCCTCCCATCGTTGGAAGGTCAAATAAAAAAGAAGCTGGCTCTATCCAGCTTCTTTTTCATTTCATCTCGAAATAAAGAGGTGCTAGTGATTTGTCGTCTGATCGGGCGTGTTACGTCGAGCTTGCCCGCTGGCTTCTCCCCCTTTACGTCCAATCTTTGCCATATGCTCACGGTCGCGACTCACCACTTCCCCGCCCTTTCTTCCAGCTTCCCGGGCTTCTTCGGACGTAAACTGATGAGCAGTTCCCTGCCTATGTGCAGCTTGCCCGCCTTTACTTGCAATCTCTCTTTGTTTAGCTGGGTCCATAGATGCAAATCCTCTTCCTGAGGACTTTCCTGCAGGCTGATTAGGACGAGAGGATTCTTGAGAGGAGCTGTGCCGACTGTCCTTTTGCCCCTCCGTACTTGCCTGTTTGGGATTGTGCATTCCTTGGTTTTGGACATTGGAATGGTTGTTATTTTTATTTTGGTTGTGATTATTCTGATTATGATTGGGTTGCTGGTTAGCCATAACTTCCTCCTATAAAATTGACTAATTGGCCCTTCAAAAAGAGCCCTTTGATTCATCCATCCTTGGAGAATTTTTAGGTCGTCAAGACCCGACTTCTATGGTCTTATTATCTCAGAGTTCAAGGTTATTTGTATTTTTTGAATCTCTTTATGGGAACAAGCAAAGATATCTAAAGACCTTTGAAGGGTTTCTAAAATGACAAAAGAATAATTTTTTAGGAAACCAATCTCATCCATAATATTTTTTGAAGAACGTTTGAAGTGGAGATCCTATGAATTCAGTTCTTATTGAGATACAAAATGCTTACGAAAAATATCCGCAACTTGACTGGCTCACCATCTTTGCAATCTCTTTAGGCTGTACTTTAGTTGCCCGAGGAATCGTTAAATTCTTCATCAGGAAACTAAAGAATCGCTATGTTCAAACTCAAACAGATCCTGCCAAACAGTTTTCAATCAAAAACACGTTTTATCAGCTCTCTCAATCGACTCACTGGTGGGTGGTCTTCTTTTGGTTTCTGCATCAATTAGCAAAAACAACCTATCAATCAGAGTCTGCTCTGAAGTTTACATTTCCTCTGATTGTCATTGCTTCGGGTTTTCAAGTCTCTGTGTGGGGTCTGCGCTATATTGAAATTTGGCAAAATCGTTATTTAGAAAAAAAGATCGCTAAAGACGCCGGCGCCCAGACCGTCTCGGAACTGATCTCGACGGTTCTAAAGGGAACTTTCGTTGTCTTTATCGTCCTGACTTGTTTGAGCAATCTCGGCATTAATATTGGCACCTTCGTCGCAGGTTTAGGAATCGGCGGAATCGCCATCGCCCTTGCTGCACAAAACATCCTCGGCGATATCTTTGCTTCCCTTTCAATTATCTTCGACAAACCCTTCGTCATCGGTGACTCCATCATGGTCGGCCAAGAACAAGGAACCGTAGAGCATGTTGGAATTAAAACAACAAGAGTTCGCAGCCTTTCAGGCGAAGAACTTATCTTTTCCAATAAAGACCTTCTTGAAAGCCGAATTCGCAATTTTCGCCGCATGTGGAAGCGCCGAGTGGTGATTTCATTTGCGCTGCCTCTAAATGTTGATGTGCAAAAATTAAAGGAAGTCCCGAGCTGGATCCGCACTTTGCTAGAGTCTCAACCAGAAATCACTGTGGATCGCTCTCATCTATCCTCTTTTGCAAACGCCTATGCAAACTATGAAGTTGTATATTGGGTGAACAGCCCTAACTTCAACCTACACATGGATTTACAGCAAAAATTCTTATTAAACTTTTTAGAAAAACTAAACTCACAAGACATGTCCATTGCGATCCCCTCGCAGGAACTCATTC carries:
- a CDS encoding MscS Mechanosensitive ion channel (COG0668 Small-conductance mechanosensitive channel), which translates into the protein MNSVLIEIQNAYEKYPQLDWLTIFAISLGCTLVARGIVKFFIRKLKNRYVQTQTDPAKQFSIKNTFYQLSQSTHWWVVFFWFLHQLAKTTYQSESALKFTFPLIVIASGFQVSVWGLRYIEIWQNRYLEKKIAKDAGAQTVSELISTVLKGTFVVFIVLTCLSNLGINIGTFVAGLGIGGIAIALAAQNILGDIFASLSIIFDKPFVIGDSIMVGQEQGTVEHVGIKTTRVRSLSGEELIFSNKDLLESRIRNFRRMWKRRVVISFALPLNVDVQKLKEVPSWIRTLLESQPEITVDRSHLSSFANAYANYEVVYWVNSPNFNLHMDLQQKFLLNFLEKLNSQDMSIAIPSQELILNENLLKAMSFRSESQEVTT
- a CDS encoding hypothetical protein (COG3729 General stress protein), encoding MANQQPNHNQNNHNQNKNNNHSNVQNQGMHNPKQASTEGQKDSRHSSSQESSRPNQPAGKSSGRGFASMDPAKQREIASKGGQAAHRQGTAHQFTSEEAREAGRKGGEVVSRDREHMAKIGRKGGEASGQARRNTPDQTTNH